In Ancalomicrobiaceae bacterium S20, the following proteins share a genomic window:
- the mtaB gene encoding tRNA (N(6)-L-threonylcarbamoyladenosine(37)-C(2))-methylthiotransferase MtaB, whose translation MGVEVVTFGCRLNTVESETMKTLAEKAGLEDVVVVNTCAVTGEAVRQARQQIRRLKRENPTARIVVTGCAAQVEPETFAGMGEVDLVLGNDAKLEAESWNGLGGAFGIGETEKVRVNDIFSVKETAGHLIEGLEGRTRAFVQVQNGCDHRCTFCIIPYGRGNSRSVPAGAVVEQVKRLTGNGYAEVVLTGVDITSWGQDLPGTPRLGALVQSLLKHVPDLERLRISSIDSVEADPALVDAIATEHRLMPHMHLSLQAGDDMILKRMKRRHLRDDAIRFCNDLRDRRPEIVFGADLIAGFPTETEAMFENSLALVDDCGLTHLHVFPFSPRPGTPAARMPQLDRATIKARAERLRLKGEAALQAHLDAEVGQLRRVLVEKAGLGRTEQFTLCELQPGPAAIAEPGEILTARITGHTARALIAEAA comes from the coding sequence ATGGGCGTCGAGGTCGTCACCTTCGGCTGCCGGCTCAACACGGTGGAATCCGAGACCATGAAGACACTCGCCGAGAAGGCGGGGCTCGAAGACGTGGTCGTGGTCAACACCTGCGCCGTCACCGGCGAAGCGGTGCGCCAGGCGCGCCAGCAGATCCGCCGCCTGAAGCGCGAGAACCCGACCGCGCGCATTGTCGTGACCGGCTGCGCCGCGCAGGTCGAGCCGGAGACCTTCGCCGGCATGGGCGAGGTCGATCTGGTGCTCGGCAACGACGCCAAGCTCGAGGCCGAGAGCTGGAACGGTCTCGGCGGCGCCTTCGGCATCGGCGAGACCGAGAAGGTGCGCGTCAACGACATCTTCTCGGTCAAGGAGACCGCCGGCCACCTGATCGAAGGGCTCGAAGGCCGCACGCGCGCCTTCGTCCAGGTCCAGAACGGCTGTGACCACCGCTGCACCTTCTGCATCATCCCCTACGGCCGCGGCAATTCGCGCTCGGTGCCGGCCGGCGCCGTGGTCGAGCAGGTCAAGCGCCTCACCGGCAACGGCTATGCCGAGGTCGTGCTGACCGGCGTCGACATCACGAGCTGGGGCCAGGACCTGCCCGGCACCCCGCGCCTCGGCGCGCTGGTGCAGAGCCTCCTGAAGCATGTGCCGGACCTCGAACGCCTCCGGATCTCGTCGATCGACAGTGTCGAGGCCGACCCCGCGCTGGTCGACGCCATCGCGACCGAGCATCGGCTGATGCCGCACATGCACCTGTCGCTGCAGGCCGGCGACGACATGATCCTCAAGCGCATGAAGCGCCGGCACCTGCGCGACGACGCGATCCGCTTCTGCAACGATCTGCGCGACCGCCGGCCTGAGATCGTGTTCGGCGCCGACCTGATCGCCGGCTTCCCGACCGAGACCGAGGCGATGTTCGAGAACTCCCTGGCGTTGGTCGACGACTGCGGGCTGACGCATCTGCACGTCTTCCCGTTCTCGCCCCGCCCCGGCACGCCGGCCGCGCGCATGCCGCAGCTCGACCGCGCGACGATCAAGGCGCGCGCCGAACGGCTGCGCCTGAAGGGCGAGGCCGCGTTGCAGGCCCACCTCGATGCCGAGGTCGGCCAGCTCCGCCGCGTGCTGGTCGAGAAGGCCGGGCTCGGCCGCACCGAACAATTCACGCTCTGCGAACTTCAACCCGGACCGGCCGCGATCGCCGAGCCGGGCGAGATCCTGACCGCGCGCATCACCGGGCACACCGCCCGCGCGCTGATCGCCGAGGCGGCTTGA
- the dapF gene encoding diaminopimelate epimerase: MNGLGNDFLVLDARREPLRLSPEAIMKLADRATGIGFDQMVTMEPSEAGATAFMRIDNADGTEVSACGNATRCIGWLLMQEEGSKAVTIQTRAGLLRAFDGDAPEWITVDMGTPRFGWAEIPLAEPFADTRAIELQIGPIDAPILHSPSVVNVGNPHAIFWVDDVQAYDLEKIGPMLEHHPMFPERANISLVQVTGEGSLIQRVWERGAGITRACGTGACAAAVSAARTKRTGRTVRVTLPGGDLVIEWRASDDHILMTGPVATDFVGELDLDTLAFRVVDTPQAAE; this comes from the coding sequence ATGAACGGGCTCGGGAACGACTTCCTCGTTCTCGATGCCCGGCGCGAGCCGCTGCGCCTGTCGCCGGAAGCGATCATGAAGCTCGCCGACCGCGCGACCGGCATCGGTTTCGATCAGATGGTCACGATGGAACCCTCCGAGGCGGGCGCGACCGCCTTCATGCGGATCGACAACGCCGACGGCACCGAGGTCTCAGCGTGCGGCAACGCCACGCGCTGCATCGGCTGGCTGCTGATGCAGGAGGAGGGCTCCAAGGCGGTGACCATCCAGACCCGCGCCGGCCTGCTGCGCGCCTTCGATGGCGATGCGCCGGAATGGATCACGGTCGACATGGGCACGCCGCGCTTCGGCTGGGCCGAGATTCCGCTGGCGGAACCCTTCGCCGACACCCGCGCGATCGAGCTCCAAATTGGCCCGATCGATGCGCCGATCCTGCATTCGCCCTCGGTCGTCAACGTCGGCAACCCGCATGCGATCTTCTGGGTCGACGACGTCCAGGCCTACGATCTCGAGAAGATCGGCCCGATGCTGGAGCATCATCCGATGTTCCCGGAACGCGCCAACATCTCGCTCGTGCAGGTGACCGGCGAAGGCTCGCTGATCCAGCGCGTCTGGGAACGCGGCGCCGGCATCACGCGCGCCTGCGGCACCGGCGCCTGCGCCGCGGCCGTTTCCGCAGCCCGCACCAAGCGCACCGGCCGGACCGTCCGTGTCACGCTGCCGGGCGGCGATCTCGTCATCGAGTGGCGCGCTTCCGACGACCACATCCTGATGACCGGCCCGGTCGCGACCGACTTCGTCGGCGAACTGGATCTCGACACGCTCGCCTTCCGGGTCGTCGACACGCCGCAGGCGGCCGAGTGA
- the ftsY gene encoding signal recognition particle-docking protein FtsY: MTEKRGFWKSLFGGKDQPAEAPIPAEPHDRAMPDAEPPVSETEAEALFEHPESTAKDVIEVAPEPAPATAPAVAPPVTVSPVTFSGITAPPVPVPAEPDKKSWWQKLKSGLARTSSSLTTGITAIFTKRKLDGATLDELEDILIQADLGLPTAMKITEALRRDRFDKEISDEEVRAVLAHEVEKVLLPVAKPLAIDTSLKPHVILVVGVNGTGKTTTIGKLAQMLGREGRKVTLCAGDTFRAAAIDQLRIWGSRTGASVIAREPGADAAGLAFDALKAAKADGSDVLVIDTAGRLQNKAELMAELEKIVRVIKKQDLSAPHDVLLTLDATTGQNALNQVEIFGKVAGVTGLVMTKLDGTARGGILVAIAEKFRLPVHFIGVGEGADDLEPFEASDFAKAIAGLDG, encoded by the coding sequence ATGACCGAGAAACGCGGGTTCTGGAAGTCGCTGTTCGGGGGCAAGGACCAGCCGGCCGAGGCGCCTATCCCGGCCGAGCCGCACGACCGCGCGATGCCCGACGCCGAACCGCCCGTCTCGGAAACCGAGGCGGAAGCGCTGTTCGAGCATCCGGAGAGCACGGCCAAGGACGTGATCGAAGTCGCGCCGGAGCCGGCTCCGGCGACTGCCCCCGCCGTGGCCCCGCCCGTCACCGTTTCGCCCGTCACCTTTTCGGGCATCACCGCGCCGCCCGTCCCCGTTCCGGCCGAGCCGGACAAGAAGAGCTGGTGGCAGAAGCTGAAATCCGGCCTGGCGCGCACCTCTTCGTCGCTGACGACCGGCATCACCGCGATCTTCACCAAGCGCAAGCTCGACGGCGCGACGCTCGACGAGCTCGAAGACATCCTGATCCAGGCGGATCTCGGCCTGCCGACGGCGATGAAGATCACCGAGGCGCTGCGCCGCGACCGCTTCGACAAAGAGATCTCCGACGAGGAGGTCCGCGCGGTGTTGGCCCACGAGGTCGAAAAGGTCCTCTTACCCGTCGCCAAGCCGCTTGCCATCGATACGAGCTTGAAACCGCACGTGATTCTGGTCGTCGGCGTCAACGGCACCGGCAAGACCACCACGATCGGCAAGCTGGCCCAGATGCTCGGCCGCGAGGGCCGCAAGGTCACGCTCTGCGCCGGCGACACGTTCCGCGCCGCGGCGATCGACCAGCTGCGCATCTGGGGCTCGCGCACCGGCGCATCGGTGATCGCCCGCGAACCCGGCGCCGACGCGGCCGGGCTCGCCTTCGACGCGCTGAAGGCCGCCAAGGCCGACGGCTCGGACGTGCTCGTCATCGATACCGCCGGCCGGCTGCAGAACAAGGCCGAGCTGATGGCCGAGCTCGAGAAGATCGTCCGCGTGATCAAGAAGCAGGATCTGTCCGCCCCGCACGACGTGCTCCTGACGCTCGACGCCACCACCGGCCAGAACGCGCTGAACCAGGTGGAGATCTTCGGCAAGGTCGCTGGCGTCACGGGCCTGGTCATGACCAAGCTCGACGGCACAGCGCGCGGCGGCATCCTGGTCGCGATCGCGGAGAAGTTCCGCCTGCCGGTCCATTTCATCGGCGTCGGCGAAGGCGCCGACGATCTCGAGCCCTTTGAAGCGTCCGACTTCGCCAAGGCGATCGCCGGGCTCGACGGCTGA
- a CDS encoding SMP-30/gluconolactonase/LRE family protein produces the protein MVASPYEILDPRFSALIIGHALPERLYTGCRWSEGPVYVPAAKSLLWSDIPNDRVMRYDETDGSVSVFEHPCGYHNGHTIDTEGRVIACEHGGRRVSRLEHDGRWVALVDRVDGKRLNSPNDVVVKSDGTIWFTDPTYGIDSDYEGHAAESEIGACHLYRFDPKTAVTTAIVTDMVRPNGLAFSRDETVLYVADTGATHFPDVAPVIRAYDVAASGDRVANGRVFATSPAGFFDGFRVDRLGNIWTSSNGAVLTYAPDGTLIGRIPIPEIVSNVTFGGPKRNRLYITAQTSLYAIFLKVSG, from the coding sequence ATGGTCGCGAGCCCGTACGAGATCCTCGATCCGCGCTTTTCCGCGCTGATCATCGGCCACGCGCTGCCCGAGCGGCTCTATACCGGCTGCCGCTGGTCGGAGGGCCCGGTCTATGTGCCGGCGGCGAAGTCGCTGCTGTGGTCGGACATCCCGAACGACCGGGTCATGCGCTACGACGAGACCGACGGCTCGGTCTCGGTGTTCGAGCACCCCTGCGGCTACCACAACGGCCACACGATCGATACGGAAGGCCGCGTGATCGCCTGCGAGCACGGCGGCCGGCGCGTGTCGCGGCTGGAGCATGACGGCCGGTGGGTCGCGCTCGTCGACCGGGTCGACGGCAAGCGGCTGAATTCGCCCAACGACGTCGTGGTGAAGTCCGACGGCACGATCTGGTTCACCGACCCGACCTACGGCATCGATTCGGACTACGAGGGCCACGCCGCCGAGAGCGAGATCGGCGCCTGCCATCTCTATCGCTTCGATCCGAAGACGGCCGTGACCACCGCGATCGTCACCGACATGGTCCGCCCCAACGGTCTCGCCTTCTCGCGCGACGAGACCGTCCTCTATGTCGCCGACACCGGCGCCACCCATTTCCCGGACGTCGCGCCGGTGATCCGCGCCTATGACGTAGCGGCCTCCGGCGACCGCGTCGCCAACGGCCGCGTGTTCGCGACCTCGCCGGCCGGCTTCTTCGACGGCTTCCGGGTCGACCGGCTCGGCAACATCTGGACGTCCAGCAACGGCGCCGTGCTGACCTATGCTCCCGATGGCACGCTGATCGGCCGCATCCCGATCCCAGAGATCGTCTCCAACGTCACCTTCGGCGGCCCGAAGCGCAACCGGCTCTACATCACCGCGCAGACCTCGCTCTATGCGATCTTCCTCAAGGTGAGCGGCTGA
- a CDS encoding class I SAM-dependent methyltransferase: MNDTPPAAAPDEPHWARVQVPSEWVSRFLAGVPAGGSVLDVACGTGRHVRLALERGYRVTAIDRDLSRLGETATHPRLETIVADLETGAAFPVADRRFDAVVVTNYLWRPILPTIAAAVAEDGLLIYETFGPGQERHGRPTQTDFHLRANELARLAIATGLVIVAFEQGELDGRFCSGGAMKIVQRIAAVGPRHRWALEAPRPLGGE; this comes from the coding sequence ATGAACGACACGCCCCCCGCCGCCGCGCCGGATGAACCGCATTGGGCTCGCGTGCAGGTGCCGTCGGAGTGGGTGAGCCGGTTCCTCGCCGGGGTGCCGGCGGGGGGCTCGGTGCTCGACGTCGCTTGCGGCACCGGGCGCCACGTCCGGCTGGCGCTCGAACGCGGCTACCGGGTCACGGCGATCGATCGGGACCTGTCTCGACTCGGCGAGACGGCAACGCATCCGCGGCTGGAGACGATCGTCGCCGACCTGGAGACCGGCGCGGCATTTCCGGTCGCCGACCGGCGTTTCGACGCGGTCGTGGTCACGAACTATCTCTGGCGGCCGATCCTGCCGACGATCGCCGCCGCGGTCGCCGAGGACGGGCTCCTGATCTACGAGACCTTCGGGCCCGGCCAGGAGCGCCACGGCCGGCCGACGCAGACCGATTTCCATCTCCGGGCCAATGAACTGGCGAGGCTCGCGATCGCCACGGGGCTGGTGATCGTGGCGTTCGAACAGGGCGAGCTCGACGGGCGTTTCTGTTCCGGCGGCGCGATGAAGATCGTGCAGCGCATCGCGGCGGTCGGACCGCGCCATCGCTGGGCCCTCGAGGCGCCTCGCCCCCTCGGCGGGGAGTGA